Below is a window of Nicotiana tabacum cultivar K326 chromosome 19, ASM71507v2, whole genome shotgun sequence DNA.
CCTAATTCCCACcaggattctctcccttagtgcggctgtaacggcCTTGTCTGTGAGTTTCGATACTGACTCGAACTAGATATCGGGTCGAGCCATCggccttgactcgagctcgatcctGACTCGGAGTCTTGATATTCGGGGTGGGTGTTGGTCGGTCTGTACATCTTCGACAACCTTTTGCCTCGTggttcgatttggtcatgggcCCGATAATGATACCGAACTGATCCTTGATCGGACTTGGAGCTCGAATCCCGAAGCCTTTTCTTCGGACCTCGACCTGACCTTACGTAGATACCTTTCGATCAAAGTATTATTATCTCGACCAGTCCGTACGATTGACTTAATAGGTTTCGACCGCATACACTATTTTCTGTCATATCACAAATCTTAGTTTGCTAGTTTATTAGTTTTACAATCAAAGGGTAAAATCCTAAAAGGAATTAGACGAAGATGATTAGCCTATTGGATTTTTTTAGttaaatttgaaaaaagaaaatgaaatggaaGGACCATTAGAGCAAAATATTCATTAGTATAGGGACTAATATTGAAGTTAGAAATACTTTAGGGATAAAACTAATATTTTCATAAAACCGAACAAGTCTAAAGCCGAGGGACATATTAAACAAACAATTGCAGTCCTATGTTTTAACGAAGGTTCTGTTTTCTTCTGTTTGGTTTTAACAATGGCAAAACTATTTCATATTTCAACTTGTGCTCTTTTAATTCTCTATGTCAAAGTTTCACTGAGAACTCATAGAGCTAGCTACAATGGCTTCCTTATCAACTATTCCAAAACCAATATCCGACGCCTCTTTTTTATTACCAAAATTAAGGGATTCCGTTATTTTTCTGAAGAACATCTCAATTTCAAGACCAAAGATCAGACCTTTGACCCGATCAAATATTATCAAGAATTCAAATCAAACCCAGTTTTCATCTGGtcaatttgaaatattttttgcttaattcttttattttggtGGGGCAGGATATTTGTCAAAGAATATTTTCTAGACATTAGCACTTTGATTGTAGGTCCTATGCTTTTTAAGAATGGTTTAGCTGGAGATTTGTACATTTAGAAAATATACAGAACTAATTGTATTTATATTATATTGGCATGAAATGAGTTTAAATGGATTAACATATTCATATAGCCGAACTTTACTTGTATTTATTGCACCCAATGGTGTGGCCTGGTGCGTAATGAAGTGAGTGAGAAACATGAGGTCTTATGTTCAAATCTAACAGGTGATTTTTTCTCATCTATCAAgtcttggtggatagagttacctaATAGTTGTTGCTGGTGTAAGGTAGCACGTATACCGTGAAATTAGTCGAGGTGCACGCAAGCTGGCCCGGATACTAatgttataaataaataaataaataaaaattatatagCCGAACTTGTTTTGACTGAGGTGTAGTAGTTGATGTTgttatgttattttggtaattggGGTtatatatgttccaattatttctCAAAGTTGTTCAATAATTTAGCTTAAGCAACTCTTGTTAGTGTTCCGAGTTTTTGGTTTATTGATGGTTAGCTGTTATTAGAAGTTTAATTTGAGCTAATACTAACATGGCTGTTTGGTGTTGCAGAAGGACAATGTAGTCCGATGTTTGAGGTCCCAGTTCTTTCTTCCTCAGAGGTCTGTCTTCTTTTTATGTTcttagggctcgtttggtacgagggataatGGATAATGGATAATTAATTCCgtgattaaatttgagatgagtttatttATCCCACgtttggttgggataaaatcACGGTATAACTAATCCCGGGATTATAGTGTTATTTTTATCCCTATGAGAGGGTGGGATAACAGTCTCGGCATAACTAATCCCGGCAGGGGCGGCCCGACGAATCtcgtggcctaaagccaaacttcaTGAGGGGCCTAAACtttttgattaaaaaaattatatctatttgaagtatatttttctaGCTTTTTTTAGAagcaaagttattaataattttttataatcatTTTTCTCCTAATAAGTGACGAGATGCGAAGCGGAGTTAAcgcgaggttggaggtttggagacagagtctaaaggtttcaaactgAGTAGAACCAAGACAGAATGCTTGGAGTGCAAATTCAGTGATGGGACCCATGAAGCAGACGTAGAGGTAAAGCTTGATGCTCAAGTTATCCCCAAGAGAGCGAGTTTTAAGTATCTCGGGCCTATTATCCAAGGTAACGGGGAGATTGACGAAGATGTCGCACATCGCATCAGAgcgggatggatgaagtggaggctcgcttccggtgttttatgtgataagaatgtgccgccaAAACTTAAGGGTAAGAGAGCGAGTTTTAAGTATCTCGGGTCTATTATCCAAGGTAACGGAGAGATTGACGAAGATGTCGCACATCGCATCAGAgcgggatggatgaagtggaggctcgcttccggtgttttatgtgataagaatgtgccgccaAGACTTAAGGGTAAGTCTTATAGAGTGGTGGTTCGACCGGCTATGCTGTATGGGGCTGAgtattggccagtcaagaactcccacgtGCAGAATATGAAAGTAGCAGAGacgaggatgttgagatggatgtgtgggtataccaggagagataagattaagaatgaagctaACCGGGACAGAGTGGGAGTAGCCTCCGTGGAGGAGAAGATGCGGGAgttgaggctgagatggttcggacatgttaagagaagaagtattgatgctcctgttaggaggtgtgagaggttggccatggagagtttgaggagaggtcgaggtaggcctaagaagtactggggagaggtgattagacaggaTATGGCGTTGcttcagctcactgaggacatgacccttgataggagtgtgtggaggtcgaggattaaggtagaaggttagtaggtagtttttagttgttcaccgatagtcttagtaggacgcatgtcccttcatattcttagatttttattacgttatgtggttttgttcgcctcaagtattgtattccttgttgctattatttggtactacttatcctttatctctccctttttcttttctcttccttctttcttccttccttgctttcctcttcttcttgttACCCTTCCTGAgacgagggtctattggaaacaacctctctacctgcattaggtagggttaaggtctgcgtacagactaccctccctagaccccacctGTTAGGAACATActgggttttgttgttgttgttgttgttgttgttatttttctcctaataagtctttctcaattgacaatatagctaattCATTTAATCTCTCTTGAGACATTATGATCTTCGGTAaggttttatcaattttaattttgaaacacTTCTCTCCGCTGAAGCAACGGTAATAGGAGCtattaacattattctataagtaATATAGGCATTTGAAAAAGAttcaaatctttttatttgattgagtatatcaattaaacttttattaattgtactattttccttaacacttttaattcaaaaaataaatctaaactatCAATATCAGGTTGATTATTATGTTTTATggaacattcaagatcaagccaatattttttcaaatttccatcATCTAGTGATCTCAATTTTTTTACCgctaaatagaaaatcaaaaatattttcatatgcttctaATTGTTCAAATGACAAGAGTGAGTTCCTCTAGTGGTgaacaccctccacttccaaccaagaggttgtgagttcgagtcaccccaagagcaaggtagagagttcttggagggagggagccgagggtctatcggaaacagcctctctatcccagggtaggggtaaggtctgcgtacaaactactctccccaaaccccactattgagattatactgggttgttgttgttgttgttgttgcttctaattgttcaaatctattttgaagtgaaaaaatagccTTGTCTACTACTCTCttcggtccataataagtgacttaTTTGGCCTTTTTtgggtccaaaataagtgtcctttTATATAATCGAGAAGgaattaactttattttttcaaaatttgcccttatttacGTACCTCAATTTGTCAAGTTAACaacatataaattttaattaaggataatttagTCAAAATACCTTTTTTCCTCTAGGAGTCGTATTTTTTAAGGGGTGTGCCAAAGGTCAAAAGGTCACTTATTATAGACTAGAGGGAGTATAGGACTCTTCGAGAGATTTGAGATTTCATTATCACATTCTCCTCAAATTGTTTCTTCCTATATATCGCACATTTCTTTCGAAATTAGGATTCAATATTCATTTTAAATGCAATTTTCTTACAGTTGCAAATCCTTAtctctatatttgttaaagaaagaaatcaaattttTTCACTTCACAAAACTTTTTTTAACTTACATATAGCTTATTAGGTATAAAAAAAGATGGGGGGCCCACAAATGTGGGGCCTAAAgcaattgctttacttgctttatggaagGGCCGTCCCTGAATCCCAGGATAATTAATCCTGGGATGACTTGCTTCCAACCAAACAACCTCTTAATGTTTTAATTAAAGGCATAGTAATTGTTTTTAAAGCTGCAGAAATAGAACTTGAATACTACCTGCCTCCCGAATTTACTACTCCATCTGTTCCATTTCATTTGATTGTGTTTGTCTGTGCACgtaatttaagaaagaaaaaaaaaacttttgactTTTGTTTTCCCGGTAAAGGTTATTCAGAGAATGAGAACAAGTCGAGAAGGTCACGAAACCAAGCAGCTTTATTTGGCAATGTACTCTAGCGTTTTCGGTGGAATCACAACTGATACAGATGCCATGGTGATCCCCATGGATGATCACATGGTTCATAGAGGACATGGAGTTTTTGATACCGCTGCCATTATGGATGGGTTAGTATTTCTAACTCTATAGGTTAAGCCATTTAATTTTGGTTCTTCATCTTTCTTCCATCAAGGTTGATTTATGATGTAGATTTTCATTCCTTTATGTAACATAAATCAGTTCTTGGGAAGGCCTATAAGTATACCTAGAGATGTAGCAACACTTGTGTGTTGGCGTCGATGAAGGTTTAAAGTCTCTTTCCTTCAACAACGAAAAGCTAGTGGTTACAGTGTCGGAGCCAGAATTTTCACTAAGGTgggtcaaaatataaagaagtaaactCACGAAGAAGCCAGGGAGAGTCAATATATGGAGTAGTATATATacttaaaaagaattttttatcTGGCTAAATAGTATAATTTTCGGAAAATTAACACCCTTTGAATACATGTGGCTCTGCCGCTGCTTGGTTACTTTAAGCACATATCCAAGTGGTCATGCTCGTGCATCTGCTTGATGAAATTTGTTTAATACTGTCAATTTACTATCTTGTAGTTTTCCATAGAAATATTCTGTGTGGATCTGTCTAATTTGTCGATAGTAAATAGTTATTTTAAACCCTTTTATGTTGCGTGTGTTTTCTACTTATAAGTTGAGATAATATGGGGTCTGATTTTCTGGCAAATAGATCATAACTTGGTTGTATGCCTAACTTGCCTAATTTCTCGCCCTTTGCGCGCAATTACCTTTTCTAGTTCTATCTTAGGAAAATGTCTGTTTATAGGATTAGATTATGTGCACAACTCTGAAATGTGGAactaattgtactcctcttacgtTCTATGTTCGACAAATGCCTAGTTATAGGAAAATTATGTGAGCAACTCTACAGTGTGGACTGGTAAATCTGTACGTCTTTAATTTCTTATTCTTGGTTGGGTAGTCAACAAGAATGAGAAGCTAAAATATAGTTGAGATTCTTGGGCTTGTTTTATTCTCCTTATTTTTTTATCTACCCTCAGATGCCTTTATGAGTTGGACGAACACCTCGATCGTTTCCTGAGATCTGCAACCATGGCCAAAATACAAATTCCTTTTGATAGGGAAATCATTAGAAGAATTCTCATTCGTACAGTAAGTGTTTCCAAGTGCAGAAAAGGTTCTCTAAGATACTGGCTTTCGGCAGGACCCGGTGATTTCCAACTATCTCCATCGGGCTGTCCTCGAGCAGCTCTTTACGCCATTGTAATACAAGATCAATCACCTCCCGATCACAGGGGAATCAGAGTTGTAACTTCATCCGTCCCAATAAAAACCCCACAGTTTGCCGTCATGAAAAGCGTAAATTATCTGCCGAATGCACTTTCCAAGATGGAAGCAGAAGAAAATGATGCGTATGCAGCAATTTGGTTGGATGGCGACGGGTTTGTCGCTGAAGGACCTAATATGAATGTGGCTTTTGTTACAAAGGAAAAGGAACTTCTGATGCCTAGTTTTGACAAAATTCTCAGTGGCTGTACGGCTAAAAGAGTTCTGGTTCTTGCAGCAAAGCTAGTAAAAGAAGGTAAACTTCGGGGCATTAGAGTAGATAACGTATCGGTAGAGGTTGGGAAAAGAGCAGAGGAGATGATGCTAATTGGCAGTGGAGTTCTTGTCCGCTCGGTGGTGCAGTGGGATGAAAAAATCATAGGTGATGGTAAGCCTTTCTATGCCGCCTTTCTCAGTTTCTTTGCTTCCATCGAAACAATGAGCTTTGCACTTTTACAATTGTCTTTCTATAGTCAGTAACTTAATTTTCTTATATCCTTATATCTGCTTAAAACTTTTTCATCCAAGCACATAGAAGCGTATTTCAACCGGTAATGAATAATGGATGCTCTCCTTGTCATGTTGGAAGCTCGAATGCTCAATTTTGAACTTGACTTCTAAATAATATTTGGACAACGATCACAAATGATGAGCATCACATACTATTCTCTTGTCTCTTTGTCACGTTGGTAGCTCGAAAACAGAATTTTGAACTTGACTTCTTAATAATATTTGGACAAAGATCACAAAGGACAAGCATCTCATACTAATCTTTCATGTTCATGCATATAAAGAGTAATCTCCTTGCTGTGTAGTGTGCCATTGTTATCCATAGTAACTGTTATGCCTAAGATGCATTTTAAGACCTGAAGTGTAAACTTAAGTCAATTTGCTATGGTTTCATATGCTGCTCCAAATATGATATTTCAAAATTCGAGCAGGAAGAAATGTTTCTTAAT
It encodes the following:
- the LOC107830444 gene encoding D-amino-acid transaminase, chloroplastic-like, with translation MASLSTIPKPISDASFLLPKLRDSVIFLKNISISRPKIRPLTRSNIIKNSNQTQFSSEGQCSPMFEVPVLSSSEVIQRMRTSREGHETKQLYLAMYSSVFGGITTDTDAMVIPMDDHMVHRGHGVFDTAAIMDGCLYELDEHLDRFLRSATMAKIQIPFDREIIRRILIRTVSVSKCRKGSLRYWLSAGPGDFQLSPSGCPRAALYAIVIQDQSPPDHRGIRVVTSSVPIKTPQFAVMKSVNYLPNALSKMEAEENDAYAAIWLDGDGFVAEGPNMNVAFVTKEKELLMPSFDKILSGCTAKRVLVLAAKLVKEGKLRGIRVDNVSVEVGKRAEEMMLIGSGVLVRSVVQWDEKIIGDGREGPVTQALLNLLLEDMKSGPASVRVRVPY